One window of the Shewanella maritima genome contains the following:
- a CDS encoding VOC family protein: MKVESYIQGQPCWVELASHDWQAGKSFYQQLFNWQLVDMETPDGHYTTMQIDGGDVAAMYQMSAEIAKDTPSHWTIYFAVDNVDETIERVKQAGGQLVIGPHNVGDAGRMAVFLDPEGASFAVWQAMEHSGIQHRQMANTLCWVELACSDTGVEKQFYSQALGLNTKLNDSVDFEYTEWHAKDTPIGGMMAMTEEWGDMPTHWMSYFDVDDCDAMAARAAEIGGKVCVPPTDIPQVGRFAVINDPQGAVFSIIQLITREY, translated from the coding sequence ATGAAAGTTGAGTCATATATTCAAGGCCAGCCATGTTGGGTTGAGCTTGCATCCCATGATTGGCAAGCGGGAAAGTCGTTTTATCAGCAACTATTTAACTGGCAACTTGTCGATATGGAAACGCCTGATGGTCATTACACCACAATGCAGATAGATGGCGGTGATGTGGCGGCCATGTATCAAATGTCGGCAGAGATAGCTAAAGACACCCCAAGCCATTGGACCATCTACTTTGCAGTCGATAATGTTGATGAAACCATTGAGCGCGTCAAACAAGCTGGAGGTCAGCTGGTTATTGGGCCGCATAATGTCGGTGATGCAGGGCGTATGGCTGTGTTTCTTGACCCAGAAGGCGCGAGCTTTGCAGTGTGGCAGGCCATGGAACATTCAGGTATTCAACATAGGCAAATGGCAAATACTCTGTGCTGGGTGGAGCTGGCCTGTTCTGACACCGGTGTTGAGAAACAGTTCTATAGTCAGGCGTTAGGGTTAAACACCAAGCTTAATGATAGTGTTGATTTTGAATATACCGAGTGGCACGCAAAAGACACGCCTATTGGCGGTATGATGGCGATGACAGAAGAGTGGGGCGATATGCCAACCCATTGGATGAGTTATTTTGATGTGGATGACTGTGATGCCATGGCCGCTAGAGCGGCTGAGATAGGCGGCAAAGTGTGTGTGCCGCCAACCGACATTCCGCAAGTGGGCCGTTTCGCGGTCATTAATGACCCACAAGGGGCAGTATTCTCAATTATTCAACTGATCACGCGAGAGTATTAG
- a CDS encoding gluconokinase yields the protein MKLGNQVIIVMGVSGSGKSTYAQRLAQHCQAKFIDGDDLHPRANIDKMTAGTPLTDQDRKEWLTRINDAVYSLQHKNESGVIVCSALKQAYREQIRLNNQPLLLLYLKADKLLIEKRLTERQGHFMKSSMLASQFATLESPEAEALTITVSADLPTGEQIQVTLEAIAKLT from the coding sequence ATGAAGTTAGGCAATCAAGTCATTATCGTTATGGGTGTCAGCGGCAGTGGCAAATCAACTTATGCTCAAAGGCTCGCGCAACACTGTCAGGCAAAGTTTATTGATGGTGACGACCTACACCCTAGAGCTAACATCGACAAGATGACGGCTGGCACGCCGCTTACTGATCAAGACCGCAAGGAATGGCTAACTCGCATCAACGATGCCGTTTACAGTTTGCAGCATAAAAACGAGTCAGGGGTAATTGTGTGTTCAGCGCTCAAACAAGCCTATCGCGAGCAAATTAGGCTTAATAATCAGCCGTTATTGTTACTCTACCTAAAAGCCGACAAGCTACTGATTGAAAAGCGCCTTACAGAGCGGCAAGGGCACTTCATGAAATCTAGCATGTTAGCAAGCCAGTTTGCCACACTAGAGTCGCCAGAGGCTGAAGCGCTAACGATAACCGTTAGCGCTGACTTACCTACTGGTGAGCAAATACAGGTAACACTAGAGGCGATAGCTAAACTAACCTAA